AGGTGGGGACCCGGACCATGTCGGGCGCGCGCGCCGCCGGGCGCTGGAGCCTCGTGACCGCCGCCGACGTCGTCGCGCCGCACGACGCCCACTTCGCCGCGGTGCGTCCGCGCACCTCCGTGGCCGGGACCGGCACCGCGTCGTGGGATGCGTTCTCCCTGGCCCCGACCCCGGCGGCCGAACCCCTGGACTTCTCGACGACCGACCTGGGAACCCCGCTGCGGGCCTCGGCACGCACGCGCACGAGCGCTCCCTTCGTCAAGGACGGCCGGGTCAAGGTCGCGACGCTCGTCACCGGGGTGCCCACCCGGCTGCAGGTCCTCGACCTCGAGACGGGCGCGCTCGAGGACCGGGTCGAGCTGGCGGGCATGACGACCGGCCAGACCGTCGTCGTGGGCCGCGACGGCCGGCTCTACGCCGGCGGCGACGGTGGCCACCTCTACCGGTGGACCCCCGGGGCGGACTCCGCCGAGGACCTCGGGCAGGTGACCGGCGGGGCTCGCACCGTCTTCGACCTGGCCGTGGCACCCGACGGCACGATCTGGGGCGGCAGCTACCCGGGCGGTGAGCTCTGGCGGGTCGACCCCGACTCCGGCGAGATCACGAACCTCGGACGGGTGCGACACGAGCAGGAGTACGCGCGCAGCATCGCCGTCGACGATCGCTACGTCTACGTCGGGGTCGGCACGAGCCAGCCGGCGATCGTCCGGGTCGCGATCGACGACCCCGACGACCGCACGGTGATCGCCCTGCCCGGCCGGGCCACGCAGGGCGTCCTCAGCGAGCTCGAGCTCCTCGGACGCTACCTCGCGGTCAAGGTGCCTGCGGGCACCAACGCCGACGGCTCCCACCGGCCCACGGAGCGCCGCCTGTACGACCTCGAGCGGCGCACCTGGGACGTCCCGGTCAATGCCGCGGACCAGCTGCCCACGCCCCTCGACAGCCGGGGTCGGTTCCACTACGTCGTCTCGCGCCACCTCGTGAGCATCGACTCCCGCACCGGACGCTCGACCACCGGCCCGGCGGCGACGCCAGCGATCGGACAGCGCCACGTCGTGCGGGCGACCATCAGGGGAAGGGCCTCCGAGTGGCTGCTCGTCGTCGACCCGACGACGGGAGACGTGGTCGCCCACGACCTCGAGAGCGGTCGGGAGGACACCTTCTCCCTTCGTCTCCGTCCCGAGGCGCTGCCGACCAAGGCGCTAGCCGAAGGGAGCAACGGCACCGCCCTGGTGGGCGGCTATGCCGGGCCCCAGGTGGCCATGGTCGACGCCCGCAGTGGCGCACTGCGCCCTGGCCTGACCACGGGTGCGCCACCCACCTTCGGCGAGGTCGAGGGCGGCACGACCCTCGGGGGCGTGAACTACCTCGGGACGTACACATCGGCCCACATCTGGCGGCTCGACCCATCAGAGGGCGGCGGCGACCTCGTCGAGGTGGCAGCGCTCGGGAAGAGCCACGACCAGGATCGTCCGACGGCATGGGCCACTGACGGAGACCGCGTCTTCTTCGGCACCGTGCCGAAGTACGGCGTCCTCGGCGGCGGCATCGGCACGATCCAGGGCGGCCGGATGACGCGGTTCACCCGCGGCGTCGTGCGCGACCAGTCGGTCGTCTCGCTCACCGCCCGAGACGGGGTCGTCTACGGCGGCACGTCCCGGTGGGGCGGTCTCGGCGCGACCCCGACGACCCCGAGCGCGCGGGTCTTCGGCTACGACCCGGTGTCGGGCCGGGTCACGTGGTCGGTCGCCCCGGCCGAGGGGGCCCAGTCACTCACCGTCACCGTCGGCCCGCGGGGCACGATCTGGGCGGCCGACGGCGGGACCCTCTACGAGCTCGACCCGACCGACGGGCACACCCTGCGCTCGATCACCGTCGACCCCACACCCGTCGGGGACAGCCCGACCTTCCGCAGCACCGACCTCGTGACCCACCGGGGGTACCTCTTCCTGCGGACCAACGGCCGGCTCTACGCGGTCGACCCGATCAACCTGCGCACGGCGACACCGGTCTCCGAGGGCGTCACCGCGAGGGGCATCGTGCGGGCCGACGACCGGCTCGTCGTGGGGGCGAGCGACCACGTCCTCGCCGTCGACATCCGGTGAGCCGGGAGTGACGAGTGATCCCACATGACGTCCAGAGTGACCCACGTGACGATAGAGCCTGCCATGATGGCCTGCGGATGAGTCCGCCCGCCGAGCGAAAGGTCGCCACGTGAGTGCATCTCGCGCCCCCCTGCGTGCCAGTCGCCGCGGCCCTCTGGCCGCGTGGGCCATCGTCGACCTCATCATCTGGGCGGTCGCCCTCGTCGCCGCCACGATCCTGCGCTACGACCTCGACGTCACCCTCGTCGACAAGGACCGGCTCGCCATGGCCGTGGGCGGCGTCGCGGTGATCCACCTCGTCCTCGGCATCCTCATCGGGCCCTACCTCGTCCGGCACGAGCCGGGGTCCTTCGAGGAGGTCTACTCGGTGACCAAGCTCGTGGCGATCGTCGGTGCGGTCGTCATGGTGCTGAACTTCGCCTCCGACCCGATCTTCGTCCCGCGCTCGGTGCCGGTCACCGCCGCGGCCATCGCCCTCGTCGGGATGTTCGGCGCACGATTCGTCATCCGCGCCATGCGCTCGGGCACGGGCCCGCACGTCGACGCGAAGCGGGTCGTCGTCTTCGGCGCCGGCGAAGGGGGCCGCCAGATCGTCCGCGCGATGCTGCGGGACCCCGACAGCCAGATGCACCCCGTGGCGATCCTCGACGACGACCCCCGCAAGCGCCGGCTGCGCATCGACGGCATCCGGGTGCGCGGCCGCCGCGAGCACCTCGGTGCCGTCGCCGACCGCGAGGACGCGACGACCCTCGCCATCGCCGTCCCGAGCGCCACCCCCGAGCTCTTCATCGACCTGCGCAACCGGGCCGCCCAGGCCGGCCTCGAGCTGCTCGTGCTCCCGCCGGCGTCCGAGCTCATGGGCCGCCCTGCCACGGAGAACCTGCGCACCATCGACCTCAGCGACCTGCTGGGCCGCCAGCCGGTCCAGCTCGACGCGACGGCGATCGCCCGGTGCGTCACCGGTCGACGCGTGCTCGTCACCGGCGCCGGCGGCTCCATCGGGTCCGAGCTGTGCTGGCAGATCGCCAAGTACTCCCCCGCGCACCTCGTCCTGCTCGATCGCGACGAGACCGCGCTCCAGGCGACCCAGCTCAGCCTCACCGGTCGCGGGCTCTTCGAGGGCGACGACATCGTCCTCGCCGACATCCGTGACGCCGCCCGGCTGCGCGAGGTCTTCGACGCCCACGCCCCGCAGGTCGTCTTCCACGCCGCGGCCCTCAAGCACCTCTCGATCCTCGAGAAGAGCCCCGCCGAGGCGTGGAAGACCAATGTCCTCGGGACGCTCAACGTGCTGCGCGCGGCGCAGCGCTCGGGTGTGTCGACCTTCGTCAACGTCTCGACGGACAAGGCCGCAAACCCCACGTGCGTCCTCGGGTACAGCAAGCGCCTCACCGAGCGGCTCACCGCGGGATTCGCCCGGCAGGGCCGGGGCACCTTCGTCAGTGTGCGATTCGGCAACGTGCTCGGCTCACGCGGCTCGGTCATCGGGGTCTTCACCGATCAGATCGAGCGGGGCGGGCCGGTCACGGTGACGCACCCGCAAGCGGAGCGGTTCTTCATGCTCGTCGAGGAGGCCTGCCAGCTCGTGCTGCAGGCCGCGGCGGTCGGTCAGCACGGCGACGTCATGGTCCTCGACATGGGCCAGCCGGTGCGGATCAACGAGGTGGCCAACACGCTCATCTCGCTGTCGGGACGCCAACATGTCGACATCGTCTACACGGGCCTGCGCCCGGGCGAAAAGCTGCGCGAAGAGCTCTACGGCGACGGAGAGACGATCCTCGGCTCGGGTCACCCCCGCGTCTCGCACGTGCCCGTCCCGGGCATCCGGCCCGAGGCACTCGAGCACCACCAGGGTCCCCCGGACGACGAGGCCCTCGTCCTCATGCTCGAGCACGTCGGTGTCGCACCGACCCCGGCGGTCAGGGACGACGCGCTGCCGCACCTGTCGTGAGCGACGGCTCTCACTCCCTCCTGCCCGCTCTGGGCGCCGCTGCCGTCACCGCCGCCGCCGCCCCCTTCGTGCGGGCCGGGCTCGTCGCCATCGACATGCTCGACGTGCCCAACGACCGCTCGTCCCACGCTGCGCCGATCCCTCGGGGCGGCGGGGTGGCCTGCGCGCTCGGCGTCGCCACGGCGGTCGCCGCCCACCCGCACCCGGCCCCCGGCCGCGAGCTCGTGGGCGTCGCGGCCCTCACTCTCGTTGGTCTCGCCGACGACCGGCGCGGCCTACCGGCCGTGGCCCGGCTCTCGGCTCAGCTCGCGGCCGGTGCCCTCGCAGGGTCAACGGGAGCGGCTGGAATCGCGCGTGGCGCGGTGGTCGTCCCCGCTGCGGTCAACGTCGTGAACTTCATGGACGGCATCAACGGGATCTCGGGCCTCACCGCCCTGGCCTGGGGTGCCCACGCCGCGCGGGTCGAACCCGACTCGCCCTCCGGCCAGGCGGTCGCCGGTGCCGGGCTGGGCTTCCTCCCGTGGAACCTGCCCCGTGCGCGTCTCTTCCTCGGCGACTCCGGCAGCTATCTGCTGGGCTCGCTCGTCGGGACCTCGATCACCCGCGCCGAACCCCGGGTCGCCGTGCGCCTGGCCCTGCCGCTGGCGCCGTACCTCCTCGACGCAGGGGTCACCCTCGCCCGCCGCGCCCTCGCCGGACGCGACCTCATGGCCGCGCACCGGGAGCACGCCTACCAGCGACTCGTGCACGACCACGGGTGGTCGCACGTGCAGGTGGCAGGCGCCCACGCCCTGCTCGTCGCCGCTCTCGGGCGGGCTGCGCGTCGGCTGCCGCTGCCTGCGGCGACGGTCGTCGCCGTCGGCGTCGGGGGCGCGTGGGCGGCCGGCCCGGAGATCGTCACCTGGGCGCGTCGGCGGCGGGCTCGGGTCAACTCGAGGAGTCGCCGACCGACGGCGACGAGCTGAGCTGGTCGGTCGTCGGGTCCGCCGTCCCGGAGTCACCCTCCGAGGTGGTCGACGTGTCGTCCGAGGGCGACTCGGTGGGCTGGGGCGGCGGGTTGTAGGTCGACGTCGGTGCAGGCGGCACGTAGGTCGGCTCGACGGGCGCCTCGGGCTCGACGGGCGCCTCGGGCTCGACGGGCGCCTCGGGCTCGACGGGCGCCTCGGGCTCGACGGGCGTGGTCTCGGTCTCGGTCAGGGTGTCGGTGGGCACCGGCTCGGTGGTCGTCTCCGTCGTGGGCTCGACCGGGGGCACCGCCTCGGTCGTGGAGGTCAAGCTGGGCGCGGCCTGACCCGCGCCGATGAGCCTGGCGAGGACCGTGCGGGCCCAGAGGTCGGAGCCCTGAGCGGTCAGGTGGGTGTCCTCCCACTCCGAGCGCAGCTCCTGGCCGCTCGCCTTGGAGAAGGCGTGGTGCACGTCGATCGTCGGGACGCCGTTGCGCTCGGCCCAGTCGCGCTGGCGCTTGCGCACCGTCCGCCCCGAGCCGTCGGCGGCGTTGGGGCCGAGCACGAGGGTCACGGTCGCCTTGCGCGCCTGGCCCTTCACCTTCTTCAGCAGGTCGTTGAGATCGCGGTCGAGCCCCTTGGTCGAGGTCGGGTGGTAGCTGATGACGACGACGTCGGTGTTGCGCGGCAGGAGGAAGCGCAGACGGTTGGTCGCATACGACGGCGAGCTGCCCTTGACCGACCCGTTGCGGATCCCCAGACGCTTGCCCTCGCCGTCGCCGGAGGAGGATTCATACTTCGTCGGGTCCTGCGGGTCGAGTGCGCTGTAGTTCACCCGCCGGTGCCGCTGTGCGGCCTGGGACGCCATGCTCTGGACCCAGCCCCCTTCGCCGACGCCTTCGTCCCCACCGAGGACGGTGACGAAGGGGTCCTTGTCGTCCTTGAGGACGGTCCGCGGTTGCGCGAACTCCGGCTTGTCGGAGGTCGACGACGAGCTGTTGCTCGGCTCGGCGGAGGTGGACGAGGAGTCGTCGAGAGAGGTCAGGTCAGGGCCGCCCTGCAGCCAGGCGACCAGGCCCACCACCAGGGCGAAGTTGATGAGGACCACGACCAGACCGATCATGACCCCCGACAGGCGTTCGCGTCTCACAAGGCACCAGTATGACTCACCGGGCACCCTGGGTCGTCGACCCGGGCGACGCGCACTAGGTTGTGCACGCACGTGTGTTCCATCGGGGGAGGCTGGGTCGAAATGTCGATGTCCACTGCGCGGACCGCGCTCTGGCACCTGCGACGGGGCGGCCTCTCGCAGGTGCGCACCTGGCGGCGCCGCCAGCGCCTCGGTCAGGGCGGCGTCGTCGTCCGCCGCGATGAGGCCCTGCCGGAGTGGCCCCTGCCGGACCGCCCCGTGCGCCGGCCGGACCTGCGCGTGGGGGTCGTCCTCGACGACTTCAGCCGGCTGGCCCTCGCGCCCGAGTGGACCCAGGTCGAGGTGACCCCGGCGGCGTGGGAGTCGCAGGTCGCCGAGGGGATCGACCTGCTCTTCGTCGAGTCGGCGTGGCACGGCAACAGTGGCACGTGGCGATACCAGCTCACCGGCCCCTCGGCCCCCTCCCCCGCGCTGGTGGCTCTCGTGGAGCACTGCCGGGCGGCCCGGGTGCCCACCGTCTTCTGGTGCAAGGAGGACCCGGTCCACTTCGACGACTTCGTCGACACCGCCGCCCTCTTCGACCATGTGCTGACCACCGACGTCGAGATGGTGCCGCGGTACCGGGAGCGGCTCGGTCATGACCGCGTGGGCGTCATGGCCTTCGCCGCGCAGGAGCGGATCCACAACCCGATCCGACCGCAGCAGGGCCACGCCGAGCGCGACATCGCCTTCGCCGGCATGTACTTCGCCCACAAGTACCCCGAGCGGAGAGAGCAGATGGATCTGCTCCTCGGTGCCGCCGCCCGGGTCTCGCCGCGGATGGAGCGGGGGCTGGAGATCTTCTCGCGCTTCCAGGGCGGGGACCCCAACTATCAGTTCCCGGCCCCCCTGGACGAGCACGTCGTCGGCTCGTTGAGCTACCGCCAGACCCTCACCGCCTACCGGGTCTTCAAGGTCTTCCTCAACGTCAACTCAATCGTCGGTAGCCCGAGCATGTGCGCCCGTCGCGTCTTCGAGATCTCCGCGTGCGGCACGCCAGTGGTCTCGACCCCGAGCCCGGCGCTCGATGCCTTCTTCCCCGACGACGAGGTGATCCGGGTGTCCGAGCCGCAGGAGGCGGAGTGGATGCTGCGGGCGCTCGTGCGCAGCCCGCTGCTGCGCGACCGCACGGTCCACCTCGCCCAGCGCCGGATCTGGCGCGAGCACACGTATGCC
The genomic region above belongs to Janibacter limosus and contains:
- a CDS encoding nucleoside-diphosphate sugar epimerase/dehydratase codes for the protein MSASRAPLRASRRGPLAAWAIVDLIIWAVALVAATILRYDLDVTLVDKDRLAMAVGGVAVIHLVLGILIGPYLVRHEPGSFEEVYSVTKLVAIVGAVVMVLNFASDPIFVPRSVPVTAAAIALVGMFGARFVIRAMRSGTGPHVDAKRVVVFGAGEGGRQIVRAMLRDPDSQMHPVAILDDDPRKRRLRIDGIRVRGRREHLGAVADREDATTLAIAVPSATPELFIDLRNRAAQAGLELLVLPPASELMGRPATENLRTIDLSDLLGRQPVQLDATAIARCVTGRRVLVTGAGGSIGSELCWQIAKYSPAHLVLLDRDETALQATQLSLTGRGLFEGDDIVLADIRDAARLREVFDAHAPQVVFHAAALKHLSILEKSPAEAWKTNVLGTLNVLRAAQRSGVSTFVNVSTDKAANPTCVLGYSKRLTERLTAGFARQGRGTFVSVRFGNVLGSRGSVIGVFTDQIERGGPVTVTHPQAERFFMLVEEACQLVLQAAAVGQHGDVMVLDMGQPVRINEVANTLISLSGRQHVDIVYTGLRPGEKLREELYGDGETILGSGHPRVSHVPVPGIRPEALEHHQGPPDDEALVLMLEHVGVAPTPAVRDDALPHLS
- a CDS encoding glycosyltransferase family protein, translated to MSMSTARTALWHLRRGGLSQVRTWRRRQRLGQGGVVVRRDEALPEWPLPDRPVRRPDLRVGVVLDDFSRLALAPEWTQVEVTPAAWESQVAEGIDLLFVESAWHGNSGTWRYQLTGPSAPSPALVALVEHCRAARVPTVFWCKEDPVHFDDFVDTAALFDHVLTTDVEMVPRYRERLGHDRVGVMAFAAQERIHNPIRPQQGHAERDIAFAGMYFAHKYPERREQMDLLLGAAARVSPRMERGLEIFSRFQGGDPNYQFPAPLDEHVVGSLSYRQTLTAYRVFKVFLNVNSIVGSPSMCARRVFEISACGTPVVSTPSPALDAFFPDDEVIRVSEPQEAEWMLRALVRSPLLRDRTVHLAQRRIWREHTYAARVDDVLRRVGLEQHVRQPRTVTALVSTNRPHQLEHVITQVARQRDVTVQLALLMHGFDDEARVRELAAKHGIEDLVVLHADQDVLLGTCLNRLVDAASGDVVAKMDDDDLYGEYYLFDSLQALEYSGADVVGKQAHQMYLESQSAHLVRFPEREHRFTDFVAGPTMVMPRSVALEHRFPDAQIGEDTGLLRRVVETGGRIYSADRFEFVQVRRGAGEHTWDASDAEMLANADVQGFGTTDGGGSR
- a CDS encoding SGNH/GDSL hydrolase family protein translates to MRRERLSGVMIGLVVVLINFALVVGLVAWLQGGPDLTSLDDSSSTSAEPSNSSSSTSDKPEFAQPRTVLKDDKDPFVTVLGGDEGVGEGGWVQSMASQAAQRHRRVNYSALDPQDPTKYESSSGDGEGKRLGIRNGSVKGSSPSYATNRLRFLLPRNTDVVVISYHPTSTKGLDRDLNDLLKKVKGQARKATVTLVLGPNAADGSGRTVRKRQRDWAERNGVPTIDVHHAFSKASGQELRSEWEDTHLTAQGSDLWARTVLARLIGAGQAAPSLTSTTEAVPPVEPTTETTTEPVPTDTLTETETTPVEPEAPVEPEAPVEPEAPVEPEAPVEPTYVPPAPTSTYNPPPQPTESPSDDTSTTSEGDSGTADPTTDQLSSSPSVGDSSS
- a CDS encoding glycosyl transferase, translated to MSDGSHSLLPALGAAAVTAAAAPFVRAGLVAIDMLDVPNDRSSHAAPIPRGGGVACALGVATAVAAHPHPAPGRELVGVAALTLVGLADDRRGLPAVARLSAQLAAGALAGSTGAAGIARGAVVVPAAVNVVNFMDGINGISGLTALAWGAHAARVEPDSPSGQAVAGAGLGFLPWNLPRARLFLGDSGSYLLGSLVGTSITRAEPRVAVRLALPLAPYLLDAGVTLARRALAGRDLMAAHREHAYQRLVHDHGWSHVQVAGAHALLVAALGRAARRLPLPAATVVAVGVGGAWAAGPEIVTWARRRRARVNSRSRRPTATS